A window of the Desulfobacula toluolica Tol2 genome harbors these coding sequences:
- a CDS encoding sigma-54 interaction domain-containing protein — protein MPEVFFEQKAFLDIFTKFLDSIREPLLLLDPDLKVVKANLSFYMTFCVKPENTEGVLIYDLGNRQWNIPKLKELLEEILPQNTVFNNFEVEHDFEIIGTKVMRLNARRIYKDTKHTQLILLAIEDVTEQEYYKRHLEKIVKNRTAQLATAKQEAEQGKHAAETALCEIKALKEQLEAERAYLKEEIKLEHNHENIIGNSDGLKYVLYKVEQIADSNTTVLVLGETGTGKELVARSIHGFSKRKNRSLVKVNCAALPPNLIESELFGHEKGAFTSSNRLQLGRFEIADGATLFLDEIGELPLELQSKLLRVFQDGEFERVGSSKTIKVDARIIAATNRNLEEEVEKGRFRKDLWYRLNVFPITMPPLRERVTDIPLLVDYYVQKISRRLGKTVDLVPQNVMSTIQNYHWPGNVRELENVLERAVINSSGPKLHLVDDLDKSYKHLSKNQKTLKALERDYILDVLEQTNWKVSGANSAAQILGLNRSTLRARMRKLNIVKP, from the coding sequence ATGCCGGAAGTTTTTTTTGAGCAAAAAGCCTTTTTAGATATTTTCACCAAATTCCTGGATTCGATCCGCGAGCCTCTTTTGCTGCTTGATCCTGATTTAAAGGTTGTTAAAGCCAATCTCTCCTTTTACATGACGTTTTGTGTGAAACCTGAAAATACCGAAGGGGTATTAATATACGATCTTGGCAACCGGCAATGGAATATCCCCAAACTCAAGGAACTGCTTGAAGAAATTCTTCCCCAAAATACCGTATTCAATAATTTTGAAGTGGAACATGATTTTGAAATAATAGGGACTAAGGTTATGCGTCTCAATGCCAGAAGGATTTACAAAGACACAAAACATACCCAGTTGATTCTGCTGGCTATTGAAGATGTAACCGAACAGGAATATTATAAACGACATCTTGAAAAAATCGTTAAAAACCGTACTGCGCAGCTTGCTACTGCGAAACAAGAGGCGGAACAGGGGAAGCATGCCGCAGAAACCGCTCTGTGTGAAATAAAAGCGCTCAAAGAACAATTGGAAGCAGAGCGGGCGTACCTGAAAGAAGAAATCAAGCTTGAACATAATCATGAGAATATTATCGGCAACAGCGACGGGCTCAAATACGTCCTGTATAAAGTTGAGCAGATTGCGGACAGCAATACCACCGTACTGGTCCTTGGGGAGACCGGAACAGGTAAAGAACTGGTTGCCAGGTCAATTCACGGTTTCAGCAAGCGAAAAAACAGGTCGCTGGTAAAAGTCAATTGTGCGGCATTGCCTCCGAATCTTATCGAAAGTGAATTGTTCGGTCATGAAAAAGGGGCATTCACCAGTTCTAACCGCCTGCAGCTGGGGCGATTTGAGATTGCCGATGGTGCTACCCTTTTTCTGGATGAAATAGGTGAACTGCCTCTGGAATTGCAGTCTAAACTGCTTCGTGTTTTTCAAGATGGTGAATTTGAAAGGGTGGGAAGTTCAAAAACCATCAAAGTGGACGCAAGAATTATTGCGGCCACAAATCGAAATCTCGAAGAAGAAGTTGAAAAGGGGCGTTTTCGAAAAGATCTGTGGTATCGGTTGAATGTGTTCCCGATTACAATGCCCCCACTTAGAGAAAGAGTAACCGATATCCCCCTGCTTGTTGATTATTATGTCCAAAAAATATCCAGACGGCTGGGAAAAACCGTTGATCTTGTTCCCCAAAACGTAATGAGTACAATACAAAACTATCACTGGCCCGGCAATGTCCGCGAGTTGGAAAATGTCCTTGAGCGCGCTGTGATAAATTCTTCGGGCCCAAAACTGCACCTGGTTGATGACCTTGACAAGTCTTATAAACATTTAAGTAAAAATCAAAAAACACTGAAGGCGTTGGAACGCGATTATATCTTGGACGTGCTTGAGCAGACCAATTGGAAAGTCAGTGGTGCCAACAGCGCCGCCCAGATTCTCGGTCTCAACCGCAGCACCCTTCGCGCCCGTATGCGAAAGCTTAACATCGTCAAACCCTGA